In a single window of the Subtercola sp. PAMC28395 genome:
- the hisG gene encoding ATP phosphoribosyltransferase, producing MLKIAVPNKGSLSETAAQMLAEAGYHGRRDPRELVTQDPKNDVEFFYLRPRDIATYVGSGALDIGITGRDLLLDSESTATEIAELNFGESTFRFAAPPKTFDSLSQLQGRRVATSYPGLVAAFLAKSNVTATLVKLDGAVESAVRLGVADAVADVVSTGSTLRKAGLEIFGPVILESTAVLISSGVQKPGADTLQRRLQGVLVARQYVLMDYDVPRALLDAAAALTPGIESPTISPLADPDWVAVRAMVPRLDMNLVMDALWEVGARAILVSPIHAVRM from the coding sequence ATGCTGAAAATCGCGGTGCCCAACAAGGGTTCCCTGTCAGAGACCGCCGCTCAGATGCTCGCAGAGGCGGGCTACCACGGCCGCCGCGACCCGCGCGAGCTCGTCACCCAGGACCCGAAGAACGATGTGGAGTTCTTCTACCTCCGGCCGCGCGACATCGCGACCTACGTCGGCTCCGGTGCCCTCGACATCGGCATCACCGGCCGTGACCTGCTGCTCGACTCGGAGTCGACAGCGACCGAGATCGCCGAGCTGAACTTCGGTGAGTCGACCTTTCGCTTCGCCGCCCCGCCGAAGACGTTCGACTCGCTGAGCCAGCTGCAGGGCCGCCGCGTGGCCACCAGTTACCCCGGGCTCGTCGCCGCGTTCCTCGCCAAGTCGAACGTCACAGCCACTCTGGTGAAGCTCGACGGCGCCGTCGAGTCCGCTGTGCGACTGGGGGTGGCGGATGCTGTGGCCGACGTCGTCTCGACTGGCAGCACCCTGCGCAAGGCAGGGCTCGAGATCTTCGGCCCGGTCATCCTCGAATCCACTGCCGTGCTCATCAGCTCCGGTGTGCAGAAGCCGGGTGCAGACACTCTGCAGCGACGCCTGCAGGGTGTGCTGGTCGCGCGCCAGTATGTGCTGATGGACTACGACGTTCCCCGCGCGCTCCTCGACGCCGCGGCGGCGCTGACTCCCGGCATCGAATCACCCACGATCTCGCCGCTGGCCGACCCCGACTGGGTCGCTGTACGCGCCATGGTGCCGCGCCTGGACATGAACCTCGTGATGGACGCACTCTGGGAGGTCGGCGCACGCGCCATCCTGGTGAGCCCCATCCACGCCGTGAGAATGTAG
- the hisF gene encoding imidazole glycerol phosphate synthase subunit HisF translates to MSLAVRVIPCLDVAGGRVVKGINFENLRDAGDPVELATLYAAQGADEITFLDVTATVDERATTYDIVRRTAEQVFIPLTVGGGVRSPEDVARLLASGADKVGVNSAAIARPELLGDIADRFGAQVLVLSLDVKRGGNTESGFIVTTHGGRRDTELDALAWASRAIELGAGELLVNSIDADGTKDGYDLELIALMRQVSSVPVIASGGAGRTSDFPEAIAAGADAVLAASVFHNRQLTIADVKSALAESGVVVR, encoded by the coding sequence GTGTCACTCGCAGTGCGCGTCATCCCGTGCCTCGACGTCGCCGGCGGCCGCGTCGTGAAGGGCATCAATTTCGAGAACCTGCGTGACGCAGGTGATCCGGTCGAGCTCGCAACCCTCTACGCCGCGCAGGGCGCAGACGAGATCACCTTTCTCGATGTCACGGCCACTGTCGACGAGCGGGCCACGACGTACGACATCGTGCGCCGCACCGCCGAACAGGTCTTCATTCCCCTGACCGTCGGCGGGGGAGTCCGAAGCCCCGAAGACGTCGCACGGCTGCTGGCCAGCGGCGCAGACAAGGTCGGGGTCAACAGCGCCGCCATCGCGCGCCCCGAACTCCTCGGCGACATCGCCGACCGCTTCGGCGCGCAGGTGCTCGTACTCTCGCTCGACGTCAAGCGTGGCGGCAACACCGAATCGGGCTTCATCGTCACCACCCACGGCGGTCGCCGTGACACTGAGCTGGATGCGCTGGCCTGGGCATCACGTGCCATCGAACTCGGCGCCGGCGAACTCCTCGTCAACTCGATCGATGCCGACGGCACCAAAGACGGCTATGACCTCGAACTCATCGCCTTGATGCGCCAGGTGAGTTCAGTTCCGGTGATCGCCTCAGGGGGAGCGGGCCGCACCAGCGATTTTCCCGAGGCGATCGCCGCCGGCGCTGACGCAGTGCTGGCCGCATCGGTCTTCCACAACAGACAATTGACCATCGCTGACGTGAAGTCGGCGCTTGCAGAAAG
- a CDS encoding phosphoribosyl-ATP diphosphatase — MKTFDELFSELSEKQALRPEGSGTVRELDAGVHAIGKKIVEEAAEVWMAAEYQSDTETAEEISQLLYHLQVLMLAKGLSPADIYRHL, encoded by the coding sequence GTGAAGACCTTCGACGAACTGTTCAGTGAGCTCAGCGAGAAGCAGGCGCTGCGGCCCGAGGGTTCCGGCACCGTGCGCGAACTCGATGCCGGCGTGCATGCCATCGGCAAGAAGATCGTCGAAGAGGCGGCCGAAGTCTGGATGGCCGCGGAGTACCAGAGCGACACCGAGACGGCCGAAGAGATCTCGCAGCTGCTCTACCACCTACAGGTCCTGATGCTGGCCAAGGGCCTTTCGCCAGCCGACATCTACCGGCACCTGTAA